In Clupea harengus chromosome 1, Ch_v2.0.2, whole genome shotgun sequence, one DNA window encodes the following:
- the lmtk2 gene encoding serine/threonine-protein kinase LMTK2 codes for MESHHGCLLLLGIWTLQLTTSLVQCVPLPYTDRVALGEEALQLSLLVSVCALVVLVLVLFNCVTCCKEREINFKEFEDNFEDEIDFTPPAEDTPSMQSPAEVYTLAVPPVAMPGPPHLDLPRIADGSSGPHVARHSLSYIQEIGSGWFGKVLLSEIYADLGASRVVVQELKANAGAKEQNDFLQQGDPYRVLQHPNILQCLGQCVEAIPFLLVFEYCELGDLKSYLAQQDWRYGKAELLQLQRMACEIAAGVTHLHKHNFLHSDLALRNCFLTADLMVKVGDYGIGPYRYKEDYVTTEEDQLVPLRWLAPELVGDLHGGVITAEQTKPGNVWSLGVTLWELFENANQPYPHLSDREVLNHVIRDQQIKLFKPQLDLPYSERWYEVLQFCWLPPDKRATAEEVHRLLTYLRMQGQKDVEDDFEQRWNALRPNPCTRQTTVSHSSFPILETLDEGGEPDEVLTVTETSRGLSFEYVWEGAKHDHYDNHNRSAMDSTLNYNSVFFPVPSQDIHAHFPPSVGDSGPQRVSPPTQGVPGVLPVFDSHEVASGKDYYIQLEEQEDSTTDSQDLQAKAEAPPESQQFLILQDSRMDESSTDADFFHGSIDSKDSFMPDSHTWSSSDHESPFHANIFSEGDSKLEEPCSWRTGFLELPDLSNSSGFQQGNSALSENPTPTQTPTQTQAQSTEQNSKPFLGGEGFRDTLLEDCEAGDADFMRLLNTEKLADNFLFLKEKSLMKENPDLEKLDQNANSAGSVITSILESDEVTDRASIPVDTAKSVANVAHPKVELFDFSGSDFGGFLQPLGNETQVPSKTLLSGETYNNALPLSSGSPSEKHALLDSPGSEISSALDSTSQSAPAPVGPAPVCLVTGPLSPVLNQSATPEMMCAVAKMPSNEGTVGHFQDLTQHIGTDCTELNHASSLEPIGLLAEDKDPYSAASLTDSAVDVDKGSNTETDHLPQCTDEEGSFADGLSQDRTSLQVSEPCLDQISQDSLLDDSLSSPLPTMENSAETPDSLDSLDIHRLGGQEETLTTPASSKLQPPYKTADSGYETENLESPEWNSQLVQDTPSRETEASATPEASYVPLVPPEIVVSEVENGHPVEEDAQRDEHQEEGSASGEDTYTAGSYRDSAYFSDNELETDRRPEEANGGTPAEALLSNASETVSPQETPRQEMLDSQTGTSQDLSNQVSDLVDPMLPESTTNGVPEPLLSSEEDRAEDRLVSADAQKESQETAGVPDRCSSPAVSGAVSKPSTNVSSGITEPPPKSPLDNMVHAKLTRTFAGEVRRKEPDSEGRYLSRRDSEDGREDGMDADEEDENSDDSDDERHAYRLHSSSEESEDDVEHPVPLIICDNSGASHLKSLLKPTSLQVDKTSAADTSDADSSRRAVSFFDDVTVFLFDQETPTKELGDHTLGSNSQVSEFSSPAQSSGYLNRFTNSTESSTDEEGGGFEWDDDFSSPEPSFLAKAASDVAASKSSLVGASRYFSPPPQNRGPETSWTSAASSYSRFSISPASIANFSLTHLTDSDIEQGGSSEDGERD; via the exons TGGCGTTGGGGGAGGAGGCCCTTCAGCTGTCTCtgctggtgtctgtctgtgcgctgGTGGTGCTGGTCCTAGTGCTCTTCAACTGTGTCACCTGCTGCAAGGAACGGGAAATCAACTTCAAG GAATTCGAGGACAATTTTGAAGATGAGATCGACTTCACCCCACCGGCCGAGGACACCCCCTCCATGCAGTCCCCAGCAGAGGTGTACACTTTGGCCGTGCCCCCCGTCGCCATGCCAGGACCACCCCATTTAGACCTGCCTAGGATTGCAG ATGGATCATCAGGCCCCCATGTGGCTCGCCACAGCCTCAGTTACATACAGGAGATTGGCAGCGGCTGGTTTGGCAAG GTTCTCCTGAGTGAGATCTATGCTGACCTGGGCGCCTCCAGAGTGGTGGTGCAGGAGCTCAAGGCCAACGCCGGAGCCAAGGAGCAGAATGACTTCCTCCAGCAGGGAGACCCTTACAG GGTCCTCCAGCACCCTAACATCCTCCAGTGTCTCGGCCAGTGCGTGGAGGCCATCCCCTTTCTGCTGGTCTTTGAGTATTGTGAGCTG GGCGACCTGAAGAGTTACCTGGCTCAGCAGGACTGGCGCTATGGGAAGGCTGAGCTGCTGCAGCTCCAGAGGATGGCCTGTGAGATCGCTGCCGGGGTCACCCACCTCCACAAGCACAACTTCCTGCACAG TGATTTGGCCCTTCGAAACTGCTTTTTAACTGCTGACCTGATGGTTAAAGTAGGAGATTATGGAATCGGACCATATAGATATAAG GAGGATTATGTCACCACGGAGGAGGACCAGCTCGTGCCCCTGCGCTGGCTTGCCCCTGAGCTGGTGGGGGACCTGCACGGCGGTGTCATCACTGCAGAGCAAACCAAGCCTGGCAATGTGTG gTCATTAGGGGTCACACTGTGGGAACTGTTTGAAAATGCCAACCAGCCCTACCCTCACCTGTCTGATAGAGAAGTGCTGAACCATGTGATCAGAGACCAGCAGATCAAACTCTTCAAACCACAGCTGGACCTGCCCTATTCTGAGAGATG GTATGAGGTGCTACAGTTCTGCTGGTTGCCTCCGGACAAGCGGGCCACGGCAGAGGAGGTGCACCGGCTGCTGACCTACCTTCGAATGCAGGGCCAGAAGGACGTGGAGGACGACTTTGAGCAACGCTGGAATGCCCTTCGGCCTAACCCGTGCACCCGTCAGACCACCGTCAGCCACTCCTCCTTCCCCATCCTGGAGACTCTGGATGAAGGCGGAGAGCCGGATGAGGTGCTGACTGTCACCGAGACCAGCCGAGGCCTCAGCTTTGAGTACGTGTGGGAAGGGGCCAAGCACGACCACTACGACAACCACAACCGCTCTGCCATGGACTCCACGCTGAACTACAACAGTGTGTTCTTTCCTGTGCCCAGCCAAGACATCCACGCCCATTTCCCTCCATCTGTGGGAGATTCAGGGCCACAGCGTGTCAGTCCTCCAACCCAAGGAGTGCCGGGTGTCTTGCCGGTGTTCGACTCCCATGAGGTAGCCTCTGGGAAGGACTACTACATCCAGCTGGAGGAGCAAGAGGACAGCACCACAGACTCCCAGGACCTGCAGGCCAAGGCCGAGGCACCTCCAGAGTCCCAGCAGTTCTTGATACTGCAGGACTCCCGAATGGACGAGTCGAGCACAGACGCGGACTTCTTTCATGGAAGCATTGACTCAAAGGATTCGTTCATGCCAGACAGCCACACTTGGTCTTCCAGTGATCACGAGAGTCCTTTCCATGCCAACATATTTAGTGAGGGCGACTCAAAACTAGAGGAGCCCTGTTCATGGAGGACTGGTTTCCTGGAGCTTCCGGATTTGAGCAACAGCAGTGGCTTCCAGCAGGGGAACTCTGCACTGAGCGAGAACCCAACCCCAACCCAGACCCCGACCCAGACCCAGGCTcagagcacagaacagaacagcaagCCTTTTTTAGGAGGGGAAGGGTTTAGAGACACTCTGCTGGAGGACTGTGAGGCGGGTGATGCAGATTTCATGAGGCTCCTAAACACAGAGAAGCTTGCTGacaacttcctgtttctcaAGGAAAAGAGTTTGATGAAGGAGAACCCAGATTTGGAGAAATTGGACCAGAATGCCAACTCAGCTGGTAGTGTAATCACAAGCATTTTAGAAAGTGATGAGGTCACAGACAGAGCATCCATACCTGTGGACACTGCAAAATCTGTAGCAAATGTTGCCCACCCAAAAGTGGAACTGTTTGACTTTTCAGGCTCCGATTTTGGGGGGTTTCTGCAACCTTTAGGAAATGAAACTCAGGTGCCTTCGAAAACCTTGCTTTCAGGAGAGACCTATAACAACGCTTTGCCTCTCAGTAGTGGTTCTCCTAGTGAAAAACATGCTCTGCTAGACTCTCCTGGATCTGAGATCAGTTCCGCTCTTGACTCTACCTCTCAGAGTGCACCGGCCCCTGTAGGTCCAGCCCCAGTATGTCTGGTTACTGGTCCACTGTCCCCTGTGCTCAATCAAAGTGCCACTCCAGAAATGATGTGCGCCGTTGCCAAAATGCCTAGCAATGAAGGAACTGTAGGACACTTTCAGGATCTCACTCAACACATAGGAACAGACTGTACAGAACTCAATCATGCCTCTTCCTTAGAACCCATTGGCTTGTTAGCTGAAGACAAAGACCCATATAGTGCTGCCTCTTTGACGGACTCAGCTGTAGATGTAGACAAAGGCTCGAACACAGAAACGGATCATCTACCGCAGTGCACTGACGAGGAGGGCAGCTTTGCAGATGGTCTGTCTCAAGACAGGACCTCTCTACAGGTCTCAGAACCCTGTTTGGACCAGATCAGTCAGGACAGCCTTTTGGATGACAGCCTTTCTTCCCCACTGCCAACCATGGAGAACTCTGCCGAGACGCCTGACTCCTTAGACTCTCTGGATATACACAGGCTTGGGGGTCAGGAGGAGACCCTCACAACCCCTGCCTCAAGCAAACTGCAGCCCCCTTACAAGACTGCAGACAGTGGCTATGAGACAGAGAACCTGGAGTCTCCAGAGTGGAACTCTCAGCTGGTTCAGGACACCCCCTCCAGGGAAACCGAAGCGAGTGCCACGCCAGAAGCATCCTATGTGCCGTTGGTCCCCCCGGAGATTGTTGTGTCAGAGGTTGAGAATGGACATCCTGTGGAAGAGGACGCACAGCGGGATGAACACCAGGAGGAAGGTTCTGCTTCAGGGGAGGACACCTACACCGCAGGCAGCTACAGAGACTCGGCCTACTTCTCAGATAACGAGTTGGAGACGGACCGGCGACCCGAGGAGGCAAACGGGGGGACACCCGCTGAGGCGCTGCTCAGCAACGCAAGTGAGACAGTGAGCCCTCAGGAGACTCCTCGCCAGGAGATGCTTGATTCACAGACTGGTACGTCACAAGACCTGTCTAACCAGGTGTCTGACCTTGTGGATCCTATGCTCCCGGAGTCCACAACAAATGGTGTGCCTGAGCCTCTCCTCAGCTCAGAAGAGGACCGTGCTGAGGACAGACTGGTATCTGCTGATGCTCAGAAGGAATCGCAGGAGACAGCTGGTGTCCCTGATAGGTGTTCTTCTCCAGCAGTCTCTGGTGCAGTCTCAAAACCCTCAACGAATGTCTCCTCCGGCATCACTGAACCCCCTCCGAAATCTCCGCTAGACAATATGGTCCACGCCAAGCTCACCAGAACATTTGCTGGAGAAGTGCGCAGGAAGGAGCCGGACAGTGAGGGGAGATATCTGAGCCGTCGGGATTCAGAGGACGGGCGCGAGGATGGGATGGACGCCGACGAGGAGGATGAGAACAGCGATGACTCAGATGACGAGAGGCATGCATACCGCCTGCACAGCAGCAGCGAGGAGAGCGAGGACGATGTGGAGCACCCGGTTCCTCTCATCATCTGCGATAATAGTGGTGCAAGCCACCTCAAGAGCCTGCTCAAGCCAACATCGTTACAAGTAGACAAAACCTCAGCGGCAGACACCAGCGATGCTGACAGCTCAAGAAGAGCCGTGTCCTTCTTTGATGATGTCACTGTCTTCCTCTTTGATCAG GAGACTCCAACTAAAGAATTGGGAGATCACACTCTTGGTTCCAACAGTCAGGTGTCAGAATTCAGCAGCCCTGCACAGTCTTCTGGTTACCTGAACAGGTTCACCAACTCTACTGAGAGTTCCACTGATGAAGAAG GTGGTGGTTTTGAGTGGGACGATGACTTCTCCTCACCCGAACCCTCCTTCCTCGCCAAGGCAGCCAGCGATGTGGCGGCTTCCAAGTCCTCGCTCGTAGGTGCCTCGCGGTacttctctccacccccccagaACCGTGGCCCAGAGACCAGCTGGACTAGCGCCGCCTCCTCCTACTCCCGCTTCTCCATCTCCCCAGCCAGCATCGCcaacttctctctcacacacctcaccgACTCAGACATAGAGCAAGGGG GCAGCAGtgaagatggggagagggactAA